One genomic segment of Chelonia mydas isolate rCheMyd1 chromosome 1, rCheMyd1.pri.v2, whole genome shotgun sequence includes these proteins:
- the CYREN gene encoding cell cycle regulator of non-homologous end joining isoform X2, which translates to MESAVWKAKKRVLPPWMAVREVEPRKTRSAVRLKRAKKPAVARTVTVYCMNEAELVDVALGVLAEHCKYKEMEGNVPSETEGEQEGQQTPTEPQWSPASSGGASTPRPGPGPHAQPDALGCASRTDTEDDEDDALKYVREIFFS; encoded by the exons ATGGAAAGTGCTGTGTGGAAGGCAAAGAAGAGGGTCCTCCCGCCATGGATGGCCGTGCGGGAGGTGGAGCCAAGAAAGACTAGGTCAGCAGTGAGACTCAAGAGGGCGAAGAAGCCAGCTGTGGCAAG GACCGTGACTGTCTATTGTATGAACGAAGCGGAGCTGGTGGATGTAGCATTGGGGGTCCTGGCTGAG CACTGTAAATACAAGGAAATGGAGGGGAACGTTCCGTCTGAAACCGAAGGGGAGCAGGAAGGCCAGCAAACGCCGACGGAGCCTCAGTGGAGTCCAGCAAGCAGTGGCGGGGCCAGCACGCCCAGGCCAGGCCCCGGGCCCCACGCTCAGCCAGATGCTTTGGGCTGTGCTAGCAGGACAGACACGGAGGACGACGAAGATGATGCTTTGAAATATGTCAGGGAGATATTTTTTAGCTAA
- the TMEM140 gene encoding transmembrane protein 140, with amino-acid sequence MGLLQQKTGACRLYWTMLLLAGGSFFLMLYALMWNAGNIINLPHKRIGFYNFCLWNQMAGELQCLEFKDLMDMGVGQVELVLARLCVYTVQVLCSFSPFLIIQAQCANTREAWEVTLVVLGLSAALLAGGLSLFLLQTWVWLHLSELSGGFMALAGAQALLLLQLFAAAVYVTRFKEVPEKGSSSPEKQASALQV; translated from the coding sequence ATGGGTCTGTTGCAGCAGAAAACTGGGGCGTGCCGGCTCTATTGGACCATGCTCCTCCTGGCTGGAGGGTCCTTTTTCTTGATGCTGTACGCCCTGATGTGGAATGCTGGAAACATCATCAACCTGCCCCACAAAAGAATCGGCTTCTACAACTTCTGCCTGTGGAACCAGATGGCTGGAGAGCTGCAGTGCCTAGAATTCAAGGACCTGATGGACATGGGGGTTGGCCAGGTTGAGCTAGTGCTGGCAAGGCTCTGTGTATACACTGTCCAGGTCCTCTGTAGCTTCTCCCCCTTTTTAATCATACAGGCCCAATGTGCAAACACCAGAGAGGCCTGGGAAGTGACCCTTGTGGTGCTGGGCCTCTCAGCTGCGCTTCTGGCTGGTGGCCTCAGCTTGTTTCTGCTCCAGACCTGGGTTTGGCTTCACCTCTCTGAACTCAGTGGGGGTTTCATGGCGCTAGCTGGGGctcaggccctgctgctgctccagctttttgctgctgctgtgtacgtCACGAGGTTCAAGGAGGTTCCTGAAAAGGGAAGCTCTTCCCCTGAGAAGCAGGCCTCAGCCTTGcaggtctga
- the CYREN gene encoding cell cycle regulator of non-homologous end joining isoform X1: protein MVNAGVEMESAVWKAKKRVLPPWMAVREVEPRKTRSAVRLKRAKKPAVARTVTVYCMNEAELVDVALGVLAEHCKYKEMEGNVPSETEGEQEGQQTPTEPQWSPASSGGASTPRPGPGPHAQPDALGCASRTDTEDDEDDALKYVREIFFS, encoded by the exons AGATGGAAAGTGCTGTGTGGAAGGCAAAGAAGAGGGTCCTCCCGCCATGGATGGCCGTGCGGGAGGTGGAGCCAAGAAAGACTAGGTCAGCAGTGAGACTCAAGAGGGCGAAGAAGCCAGCTGTGGCAAG GACCGTGACTGTCTATTGTATGAACGAAGCGGAGCTGGTGGATGTAGCATTGGGGGTCCTGGCTGAG CACTGTAAATACAAGGAAATGGAGGGGAACGTTCCGTCTGAAACCGAAGGGGAGCAGGAAGGCCAGCAAACGCCGACGGAGCCTCAGTGGAGTCCAGCAAGCAGTGGCGGGGCCAGCACGCCCAGGCCAGGCCCCGGGCCCCACGCTCAGCCAGATGCTTTGGGCTGTGCTAGCAGGACAGACACGGAGGACGACGAAGATGATGCTTTGAAATATGTCAGGGAGATATTTTTTAGCTAA